One part of the Dyadobacter sp. 676 genome encodes these proteins:
- a CDS encoding RagB/SusD family nutrient uptake outer membrane protein — translation MKKINYIAIVLGLSILLPSCQDQLDLQPVSQTVVGESGSGTAGSAIRDVASAEAALAGCYAIFKNSSAEYYVMDYFILGDGQSDNSYAGADNAAWFEVDEFRMLSTNAVAARDWQYLYNHVASANSIIANVPKVTDASLPADRKAQIVGEAKFIRARAYFDLVRIYGDVPLVVDELPTITSENVDEIYGQLYPARSTAEEVYAQIVKDLDEAATTVPKSGPNKMTVTPGAVHTLLAKVYATRKDWAKVKEHADKVIALGYTLLPNFEDLWDGKHENSAEAIFELNFEDWSTGGNWGSSMFFGTDWKKFNTPSNDLVKAYDDEKDVVRKASTIYTANVTGKWSDKYWPLTKFPFAYKMRNTDASQNIIMYRLADVLLLKAEALNETGDLAGARALVNQVRTRAKLPATQAADQATMRLAIEKERRLELAFEGQRWYDLVRTGRVVPVMEAVKDGSGNSLNYKLTDTKLLWPIPQGEIDKNANLTQNKGY, via the coding sequence ATGAAAAAGATCAATTATATAGCGATTGTCCTGGGATTATCCATACTGCTTCCGTCGTGCCAGGACCAACTCGATTTACAGCCTGTTTCCCAAACCGTGGTGGGCGAAAGCGGTAGCGGCACCGCCGGCTCGGCCATCAGGGACGTCGCGAGCGCCGAGGCCGCCCTGGCAGGGTGCTACGCGATTTTCAAGAACAGCTCCGCGGAATATTATGTGATGGATTACTTCATTCTGGGCGACGGGCAATCGGATAACTCCTATGCGGGCGCCGACAATGCAGCCTGGTTTGAAGTGGATGAATTCAGGATGCTCTCGACCAATGCGGTTGCAGCCAGGGATTGGCAATATTTGTACAATCACGTGGCGAGCGCCAACTCTATTATCGCCAATGTACCCAAGGTAACCGACGCCTCGCTGCCGGCCGATCGTAAGGCGCAGATAGTCGGGGAAGCGAAATTTATCAGGGCAAGGGCCTATTTTGATCTGGTGAGGATCTATGGGGATGTGCCGTTGGTGGTGGACGAGTTGCCGACCATTACTTCCGAAAATGTGGACGAAATTTACGGCCAGCTTTATCCTGCCAGAAGTACGGCAGAGGAGGTATATGCCCAAATTGTTAAGGATCTGGACGAGGCTGCCACTACTGTGCCGAAATCGGGACCGAACAAAATGACGGTGACACCGGGAGCGGTGCATACGTTGCTGGCAAAGGTGTACGCAACTCGCAAGGACTGGGCGAAAGTGAAAGAGCATGCCGACAAGGTGATTGCATTGGGTTATACGCTGCTGCCCAATTTCGAGGATTTGTGGGATGGCAAGCACGAAAACAGCGCAGAAGCCATTTTTGAGCTGAATTTCGAAGACTGGTCGACCGGTGGAAACTGGGGTTCTTCCATGTTTTTCGGCACCGACTGGAAAAAATTCAATACCCCTTCCAATGACCTTGTAAAGGCTTATGACGACGAGAAGGACGTGGTACGCAAAGCATCGACGATTTATACGGCCAATGTGACAGGCAAATGGTCGGACAAATACTGGCCGTTGACAAAGTTCCCGTTTGCCTATAAAATGCGCAACACCGACGCCTCGCAAAATATCATCATGTACCGCCTGGCCGATGTACTGCTTCTAAAGGCGGAGGCATTGAACGAAACCGGCGATCTGGCAGGCGCCCGCGCGCTGGTTAACCAGGTGCGGACGCGCGCGAAGCTGCCGGCAACACAGGCGGCGGACCAGGCGACAATGCGCCTTGCGATCGAGAAGGAGCGCCGGCTGGAGCTCGCGTTCGAGGGGCAGCGCTGGTACGATCTGGTACGGACGGGCAGGGTGGTGCCGGTAATGGAGGCGGTGAAGGACGGCTCGGGCAACAGTTTGAACTACAAACTTACCGATACGAAACTCCTGTGGCCGATTCCGCAGGGCGAGATCGACAAGAATGCCAATCTGACCCAGAACAAGGGCTATTAG
- a CDS encoding glycoside hydrolase family 30 beta sandwich domain-containing protein, which yields MKANLIATAVSLAVALNGCSAGTPATDSPGPVDTTSSGKVAVWVTNGQQSKLLKNENPVTIGKVGAVAPSAHLIGIDFSTKLQEMDGFGAALTGSSAYLINRKLNVSQREALLKDLFDPQTGIGISYLRVTMGASDFSLEDFTYNDLPAGQTDPGLKQFSISKDQADLLPVLKSVVVLQPAIKIMATPWSAPAWMKTNGKLAGGSLKPEWYETYSNYFVKYLDAYRKEGIAIDAISVQNEPLHEAAYPSMGMDSVAQCNFIKNHLGPLFRTKAIGTKILLYDHNWDRPGYPLSILGDPKANQYVAGSAFHAYGGNVSAMSQVHDRFPDKGLYFTEISGGRWATNFADNLKWNMSNIFIGTANNWSKNALLWNLALDENDGPKNKGCDNCRGVVTIASNGSVTKNVEYYAIAHMSKFVRPGAFHVQSDRLGASTGLEHVAFLNTDGSKVLVILNQSADNRKFTVSFGENQFSYTIDPNAVATLVWK from the coding sequence ATGAAAGCAAATCTGATAGCGACGGCCGTGAGTCTGGCCGTTGCGCTGAACGGTTGTTCGGCCGGAACGCCGGCGACTGACAGTCCCGGCCCGGTTGATACCACTTCTTCCGGCAAAGTAGCCGTGTGGGTTACCAACGGCCAGCAAAGCAAATTACTAAAAAACGAAAACCCTGTCACGATCGGCAAGGTGGGCGCAGTCGCACCATCGGCCCACCTGATCGGGATCGACTTTTCGACCAAACTGCAAGAAATGGATGGCTTTGGGGCCGCGCTTACGGGTTCTTCGGCCTACCTGATCAACCGGAAACTCAACGTATCGCAGCGTGAGGCCCTGCTTAAAGACCTTTTTGATCCGCAGACGGGAATCGGTATAAGCTACCTGCGCGTTACAATGGGCGCATCGGATTTCTCGCTGGAAGATTTCACCTATAACGATCTGCCCGCAGGGCAAACGGATCCCGGGTTAAAACAATTTTCCATTTCGAAAGATCAGGCGGACCTGTTGCCCGTTCTGAAATCCGTAGTCGTGTTGCAGCCGGCGATCAAAATTATGGCCACCCCGTGGTCGGCGCCCGCGTGGATGAAAACGAATGGCAAACTGGCCGGAGGGAGCCTTAAACCGGAGTGGTACGAGACTTATTCCAACTATTTTGTGAAATACCTCGATGCCTACCGAAAAGAAGGCATCGCTATCGACGCGATTTCGGTGCAGAACGAGCCTTTGCATGAGGCTGCGTACCCGTCGATGGGCATGGATTCGGTAGCGCAGTGCAATTTTATCAAAAACCACTTAGGGCCGCTTTTCCGGACGAAAGCGATCGGCACGAAGATCCTGTTGTACGACCACAACTGGGACAGGCCCGGTTATCCGCTGTCGATTTTGGGTGATCCGAAGGCCAACCAATATGTCGCCGGTTCGGCGTTTCATGCGTATGGCGGGAACGTGTCGGCGATGAGTCAGGTCCATGACCGGTTTCCCGACAAAGGGTTGTATTTCACTGAAATATCCGGCGGCCGCTGGGCCACCAATTTTGCCGACAACCTGAAATGGAATATGTCGAATATTTTCATCGGAACTGCCAACAACTGGTCGAAGAATGCGCTCTTGTGGAACCTGGCGCTGGATGAAAACGATGGCCCGAAAAATAAGGGCTGCGATAACTGCCGTGGCGTGGTGACTATCGCCTCCAACGGCAGCGTGACGAAAAACGTGGAATATTATGCGATTGCCCATATGTCGAAATTCGTTCGCCCGGGCGCATTCCATGTGCAGTCGGACAGGCTGGGCGCGTCGACTGGCCTCGAACATGTGGCGTTCCTCAACACGGACGGTTCCAAAGTACTGGTAATACTAAACCAGAGCGCCGACAACAGAAAGTTCACCGTTTCATTCGGCGAAAATCAATTTAGCTACACGATCGACCCCAATGCGGTAGCGACACTTGTGTGGAAGTGA
- a CDS encoding DUF4142 domain-containing protein: MKKMRLLLFAAMLIAVACDDDDDQNDPGNSLSNADKIFVTNAADGGMFEVKAGELAVAKGDSTSMGFMHGDSLSVKSFGRMMVTDHSKVNEELKNLAERKGASVPGSLSAAKQQKLDSLSAANGAAFNAMYAKMMVSSHQETVQLFQTQAASGNDGELKSWAADKIPALQHHLEMSQMLRDSIR; the protein is encoded by the coding sequence ATGAAAAAAATGCGTTTGCTGCTTTTCGCAGCCATGTTGATAGCCGTTGCATGCGACGATGACGACGATCAGAACGATCCGGGCAACAGCCTGTCGAACGCCGACAAAATATTCGTGACCAATGCTGCCGATGGCGGGATGTTCGAAGTGAAGGCCGGGGAACTGGCCGTTGCAAAGGGCGATTCTACCTCCATGGGCTTTATGCACGGCGATTCGCTCAGTGTGAAGTCGTTCGGAAGAATGATGGTTACCGATCATTCGAAAGTGAACGAGGAGCTCAAAAATCTGGCTGAGCGAAAAGGCGCTTCGGTACCGGGTTCGCTCAGTGCCGCCAAACAACAGAAGCTGGATAGCCTGTCGGCGGCGAATGGAGCGGCATTCAATGCCATGTACGCGAAGATGATGGTTTCCTCGCACCAGGAAACGGTACAGCTCTTCCAGACGCAGGCGGCGAGCGGGAACGACGGCGAGTTGAAATCGTGGGCGGCCGACAAGATACCCGCTTTGCAGCACCATCTGGAAATGTCGCAAATGTTGCGGGATTCGATCCGATGA
- a CDS encoding MBL fold metallo-hydrolase: MERRNFVKNLACLGVASAVPFHRILGRTVFSSAQYEIEQFEVKGLAHFSYAVRAGARVIVIDPQRNPAVYYDYARKKYAEITGIIETHPHADFVSAHQEMQKKLNVPVYASSLTQAKYRKTAFDDGNAIKLSDNVTLRSLYTPGHAPDHISVVLAEDGRDKVVFSGDALFIGDVGRPDLREFSKKTEAQRQRLAEMMYDTVHNKFAKLADDVVVYPAHGAGSLCGKSIRKALSSTIGEEKQSNYAFETRPKEEFVKLLLSDQPFIPAYFKYDVELNMAGAPELKSGLAAVRRLARNYRPEANATVIDARPANLFKASYIPDAVNIQGDGAGFVTWLGTIVHPDTTFYLVAQDEQALQTALEKTALIGYESKVKGAFTYDAKDGEQFAAFDRAGFDPKANRYTYVDVRTTREAQQTPLFENALNIPLQDLEKRLSEIPTDKPILVSCASGYRSATASSLLRKRLPDAKVYDLGPDVAEYLK; the protein is encoded by the coding sequence ATGGAAAGAAGAAACTTCGTTAAAAATCTGGCTTGTCTGGGCGTCGCGTCCGCGGTGCCCTTTCACAGAATACTCGGCCGGACCGTCTTTTCGTCGGCGCAATACGAAATCGAGCAGTTCGAGGTGAAAGGGCTTGCGCACTTTTCCTACGCCGTCAGGGCCGGTGCCAGGGTCATCGTCATCGATCCGCAGCGAAATCCGGCTGTTTACTATGACTATGCCAGAAAGAAATACGCCGAAATTACCGGCATTATCGAAACACACCCGCACGCCGACTTTGTGAGCGCCCACCAGGAAATGCAAAAGAAACTGAACGTGCCGGTATACGCCAGCAGTCTCACACAGGCAAAGTACCGCAAGACGGCCTTCGACGACGGGAATGCCATCAAGTTGTCGGACAACGTCACGCTGCGGTCGTTGTACACGCCCGGGCATGCACCCGACCATATTTCCGTGGTACTCGCCGAAGACGGTCGGGACAAAGTGGTTTTCTCCGGCGACGCGCTTTTTATCGGTGATGTCGGCCGCCCCGACCTGCGCGAATTTTCGAAAAAAACGGAAGCCCAGCGCCAGCGGCTCGCCGAGATGATGTATGATACCGTCCACAACAAATTTGCCAAACTGGCCGATGACGTGGTCGTGTACCCGGCGCACGGAGCGGGATCGCTTTGCGGTAAGTCCATTCGGAAGGCGCTTAGCTCGACGATCGGCGAAGAAAAACAAAGCAATTATGCATTCGAAACGCGGCCTAAGGAGGAGTTTGTCAAACTGCTGCTGAGCGACCAGCCATTCATACCGGCCTATTTCAAATATGACGTCGAACTGAACATGGCCGGTGCGCCCGAGTTGAAATCGGGTCTGGCGGCAGTGAGGCGATTGGCCCGGAACTATCGCCCGGAAGCGAACGCCACGGTGATCGACGCCCGGCCGGCGAATCTGTTCAAGGCTTCCTACATTCCCGACGCTGTAAATATCCAGGGCGACGGCGCGGGGTTTGTGACCTGGCTCGGTACCATCGTTCATCCCGACACCACGTTTTACCTCGTTGCCCAGGATGAACAAGCGCTGCAAACCGCCCTCGAAAAGACGGCCCTGATCGGATATGAATCGAAAGTGAAAGGGGCTTTTACATATGACGCCAAAGACGGCGAACAATTCGCGGCCTTCGACCGGGCCGGATTCGACCCGAAAGCCAATCGGTATACGTATGTGGATGTGCGGACAACCAGAGAAGCGCAGCAAACACCGCTTTTCGAAAATGCGCTCAATATCCCCCTTCAGGACCTCGAAAAACGGTTGTCTGAAATTCCCACAGACAAGCCCATTCTCGTAAGCTGTGCTTCGGGATATCGTTCGGCAACCGCCAGCAGCCTGCTCAGGAAGCGCCTGCCCGATGCGAAAGTTTACGACCTGGGTCCGGACGTGGCCGAGTATTTGAAATAA
- a CDS encoding SemiSWEET transporter, which translates to MDIIEVVGLVAGICTSSAVIPQLVTTIRKKKASDVSMAMFIVLLTGNALWVFYGFNKSDIPIIATNLFTIGLNVAMLVLKFKYKKAGS; encoded by the coding sequence GTGGACATAATCGAAGTCGTCGGCCTGGTTGCCGGCATTTGCACGTCTTCCGCTGTGATACCGCAGCTGGTAACGACGATCCGGAAAAAGAAGGCCAGCGATGTTTCCATGGCGATGTTCATCGTATTGCTGACGGGCAACGCCTTGTGGGTGTTTTATGGCTTCAATAAAAGCGACATTCCCATTATCGCTACCAACCTTTTTACGATAGGCCTGAATGTGGCCATGCTGGTCTTGAAATTCAAATACAAGAAGGCGGGAAGTTAG
- a CDS encoding DUF4230 domain-containing protein, which yields MDSTTLLFLIVSLAVGGFAGASVRSFFDKRTSAKAVSGHEASVLLERIEKVFKVVMAEGYFTEIYNYENDRKVWHMINDKKKALIIAKAKVLVGYDFTKMKFHYDNQDRRLVIDFFPSPEILSIDTDYKFYDIEQGWLNRFQTEDYTSILNQAKQIMNEKAMQSDLPRIAGNQVQLMIFQLANSMNWKVELRLPDGNLATLGEYNRYHGVAAEIKTLN from the coding sequence ATGGACTCAACCACTTTACTTTTTTTGATCGTCAGCCTCGCCGTCGGTGGATTCGCGGGTGCCTCCGTCCGCTCGTTTTTCGATAAACGGACTTCGGCCAAAGCGGTGTCCGGTCACGAAGCGTCCGTATTACTGGAGCGCATCGAAAAGGTCTTTAAAGTTGTAATGGCGGAAGGGTATTTTACGGAAATTTATAACTACGAAAACGACCGGAAAGTCTGGCATATGATCAACGATAAGAAAAAGGCGCTGATCATCGCGAAGGCGAAAGTACTGGTGGGATACGATTTCACGAAAATGAAGTTCCATTACGACAACCAGGACCGGCGGCTCGTAATCGATTTTTTCCCATCCCCCGAAATCCTTTCTATCGACACCGATTATAAGTTCTATGATATCGAGCAAGGATGGTTGAACAGGTTTCAGACCGAAGATTACACCTCTATCCTCAACCAGGCCAAGCAAATCATGAATGAGAAAGCAATGCAGAGCGATCTTCCCCGGATTGCGGGAAACCAGGTACAGCTCATGATTTTTCAGCTTGCGAATTCGATGAACTGGAAAGTGGAGCTCAGGTTACCGGACGGAAATCTGGCCACGCTCGGGGAGTATAATCGCTACCACGGGGTAGCGGCGGAAATTAAAACACTGAATTGA
- a CDS encoding ATP-binding protein produces the protein MAKNTFCILILLLIGCAKPLYVSSQSINRNDISRFHAEHFTDENGLPQNSIYSIVSDELGFVWLVTERGLVRFDGKDFRVFDNFGKTYSSGSIGSVHIDPRVRPEGFFAVNIENGFIHIRGGAAAIDTILRNELKKQPFPYPVGDHTHLLVRTPGLFDGNPYPDSFVLPTGNDCFFVYDTRALTYYERKKKVAEVAFPSKRRWDFFCLGNNLYHLENGRLARFTAGPASLVSGPADFKGELPHDPAFRQGKPGIVFWNNATRQVFIILDKSLYFVTADAQGNLDSRLILQGFDFPREKIKGMYFDQKAWRIFLGSHLNGLFVLTRDKFTVQASSFPGTDQVYYGQAGLMPDGVLTGQGIAYHHDTFGGGTHAAQLPLITKSVDWDKSSILVDPEGYIWCKKQAKLMCIEPDASKIRRSWTLPSEITQLYRGADNTIWIGTHKEGLFYLKKPFTDRAVPALYRKAPLIYISWIDESEGFIWVGTRRGLFRIDRTTQRVTEVPGLRDIYIRSLHINGPETWIATYKDGFFLLKDGKLTRFPPDRKGYLANTHCIIEDRKGYFWIPTNHGLFQVLKEDLLRYAEQPGEIYYHQYSKADGFKSNEFNGGCQPCAVRMSSGEVSLPSMNGLVWFEPESIAPELPDRKIIVNRIEIDRKAMPVGQDAVTFSQTQKVLTFELVTPFFGNHQNVGFSYALQEKGSIPAESDWLSADAVAVNKATINISTLSDGRYTLFIRKKNGFGIDNFAYKTIGIDVPPFWYQTWWFYALLAISLGIAVAQYVKYRTLRVRRANLMLERQINERTGQLRSALRDLENSQQEVLSQMHLQSRLMASIAHDVRSPLGAAIIVAAELQKMIERGEYDMASLVGRNIEDSMRRVKGSLEDMLAYVKVQVYKHEPKNEMVDLHKLVEENMQLYGKNTRINANTFLNLVPADTRVMTHPPLMKIVVHNLIDNANKFTSNGEIKAYISVASDTLELIIEDSGCGIPEELIAWFEKKGSFGKPGTHGGIGLVMVKELAPAIAESIRIERLVPGTRVVIVFRRRWVTAGSEAFTSAQAP, from the coding sequence GTGGCTAAAAATACCTTTTGCATACTGATACTGCTGCTAATAGGTTGTGCAAAGCCGTTGTACGTCAGTTCCCAATCCATTAACCGGAACGATATATCGCGTTTCCATGCCGAGCATTTTACCGACGAAAACGGGCTTCCGCAAAACAGCATCTATTCGATCGTATCCGACGAGCTGGGCTTCGTCTGGCTTGTAACGGAGCGGGGCCTGGTGCGTTTCGACGGAAAGGATTTCAGGGTTTTCGATAATTTTGGCAAAACCTATTCATCGGGCAGCATCGGTTCGGTCCATATCGACCCGCGCGTTCGCCCGGAAGGTTTCTTTGCGGTGAATATCGAAAATGGCTTTATCCATATTCGCGGAGGAGCGGCGGCAATCGATACGATTCTGCGCAACGAGCTGAAAAAACAACCGTTTCCGTACCCGGTCGGGGACCATACGCATCTGCTGGTGCGGACGCCCGGCTTGTTCGACGGGAACCCGTACCCCGACTCGTTCGTATTGCCCACGGGAAACGATTGCTTTTTCGTATACGATACCCGGGCATTAACCTATTACGAGCGGAAGAAAAAAGTAGCCGAAGTGGCGTTTCCGTCGAAGAGAAGGTGGGATTTTTTTTGTCTGGGTAACAATCTTTACCACCTCGAAAACGGCCGTCTGGCGAGGTTTACGGCCGGTCCGGCGTCACTCGTAAGCGGGCCCGCAGACTTTAAGGGCGAACTGCCGCACGATCCCGCGTTCAGGCAAGGGAAGCCTGGCATCGTCTTCTGGAACAATGCGACCCGCCAGGTGTTCATCATACTCGACAAATCCCTGTACTTCGTTACCGCCGACGCGCAGGGGAATCTGGATTCAAGGCTGATCCTGCAAGGTTTCGATTTCCCACGAGAGAAAATCAAAGGGATGTATTTCGATCAGAAAGCCTGGCGGATTTTCCTGGGGAGCCACCTGAACGGATTGTTTGTGTTGACCAGGGATAAATTCACAGTGCAGGCAAGCAGTTTTCCCGGTACGGATCAGGTTTATTACGGGCAAGCCGGACTAATGCCGGATGGCGTGCTCACGGGCCAGGGCATCGCCTATCATCATGACACTTTCGGCGGAGGGACACATGCGGCACAGTTACCCCTGATCACGAAAAGCGTCGATTGGGACAAATCCAGCATTCTCGTTGATCCGGAAGGATATATCTGGTGCAAAAAACAGGCGAAGCTGATGTGTATCGAGCCGGACGCATCGAAAATCAGGCGGTCGTGGACGTTGCCGTCCGAAATCACCCAGCTTTACCGCGGGGCCGACAATACGATCTGGATCGGGACCCACAAAGAAGGGCTTTTTTACCTGAAGAAACCTTTTACGGACCGGGCAGTTCCCGCATTGTACCGAAAAGCGCCTTTAATCTATATCTCCTGGATCGACGAATCAGAAGGCTTTATCTGGGTAGGTACCCGGCGCGGGCTTTTCCGGATCGACCGCACGACGCAAAGGGTAACAGAAGTTCCGGGTTTGAGGGACATTTATATACGAAGTCTTCATATCAATGGCCCGGAAACCTGGATAGCGACGTATAAAGACGGCTTTTTCCTTTTAAAAGACGGCAAGCTAACCCGATTTCCGCCCGACCGGAAGGGATACCTCGCCAACACCCATTGCATTATCGAAGACCGCAAAGGCTACTTCTGGATACCGACCAACCATGGCCTGTTCCAGGTGCTGAAAGAGGACCTTTTACGTTATGCGGAGCAGCCGGGTGAAATATATTACCATCAGTATTCTAAAGCGGACGGTTTCAAAAGCAATGAATTCAACGGAGGCTGCCAGCCTTGTGCGGTACGGATGTCGTCGGGGGAGGTTTCGCTGCCTTCCATGAATGGTTTGGTCTGGTTTGAACCGGAAAGCATAGCGCCTGAGCTTCCCGACCGCAAAATAATCGTCAACCGCATCGAAATCGACCGCAAAGCGATGCCGGTAGGGCAGGATGCGGTGACATTTTCCCAGACCCAAAAAGTGCTGACATTCGAGCTGGTGACCCCGTTTTTCGGTAACCATCAGAATGTAGGATTCTCGTATGCGCTGCAAGAAAAAGGCTCCATTCCCGCCGAATCCGATTGGCTCAGTGCGGACGCCGTGGCGGTAAACAAAGCGACTATCAATATATCCACCCTGAGCGACGGACGGTACACGCTGTTCATCAGGAAGAAAAACGGTTTTGGGATAGATAACTTCGCCTATAAAACGATCGGGATCGACGTACCTCCCTTCTGGTACCAGACCTGGTGGTTCTATGCATTGCTGGCGATTTCACTGGGCATCGCCGTGGCCCAGTATGTAAAATACAGGACCCTCAGGGTGCGCAGGGCCAACCTGATGCTCGAGCGGCAGATCAACGAACGGACAGGCCAGTTGCGGTCCGCATTGCGCGACCTCGAAAATTCGCAGCAGGAAGTACTTAGCCAAATGCATTTGCAGTCGAGGCTGATGGCTTCGATTGCCCACGACGTACGGTCGCCTTTGGGGGCGGCCATCATCGTAGCTGCGGAATTGCAAAAAATGATCGAAAGGGGGGAGTATGACATGGCTTCGCTGGTAGGCAGGAACATCGAGGATTCGATGCGCAGGGTAAAAGGCTCTTTGGAAGACATGCTCGCCTACGTGAAAGTTCAGGTTTACAAGCATGAGCCTAAAAATGAAATGGTCGATCTGCACAAGCTGGTCGAAGAGAATATGCAGCTCTACGGGAAAAATACCCGGATCAACGCCAATACCTTTCTAAACCTGGTGCCCGCGGACACCCGCGTGATGACGCACCCGCCGCTGATGAAGATTGTCGTCCATAACCTGATCGACAATGCCAATAAGTTTACCAGCAACGGAGAAATAAAGGCTTACATTTCGGTTGCAAGCGACACGCTCGAACTGATTATCGAGGATTCGGGCTGTGGAATTCCCGAAGAACTCATCGCCTGGTTTGAAAAGAAAGGCTCTTTCGGAAAGCCGGGCACACACGGGGGCATCGGTTTGGTGATGGTGAAGGAGCTGGCGCCGGCGATTGCCGAGAGCATCCGGATAGAACGCCTGGTCCCCGGAACACGTGTCGTGATTGTTTTCCGGAGGCGGTGGGTCACGGCGGGCAGCGAAGCGTTCACGAGCGCTCAGGCTCCCTGA
- a CDS encoding response regulator transcription factor, producing MNILIIEDHFLVRMSMRILLQDLYSEAYVDEVEGFDHAMERIQSLPYDLILLDIDIPGGLGTAMVGRIRKQQSDVPILVCSAADEQLNALDFISAGANGFLPKSAEKAETIRAISTVVKRNRYISQAVQDRLLSSVVYNKQSRKRPTGAKSLSGREREISELLIAGKWVKEIAAYLDIQSNTVSTYKARIFEKLGVSNVVDLARKIREPERS from the coding sequence ATGAATATACTGATCATCGAAGACCATTTCCTTGTTCGGATGAGCATGAGGATTCTGCTGCAAGATCTTTACAGCGAGGCGTATGTAGACGAAGTCGAGGGCTTCGATCACGCTATGGAACGCATTCAAAGCCTCCCTTATGATCTGATCCTGCTCGACATAGATATACCAGGCGGGCTGGGAACTGCGATGGTGGGGCGTATCCGGAAACAGCAGAGCGATGTACCTATTCTCGTTTGCTCGGCAGCCGACGAACAACTCAATGCGCTGGATTTCATTTCGGCGGGCGCGAACGGGTTTCTTCCCAAAAGCGCTGAAAAAGCGGAAACAATCAGGGCTATCTCGACCGTGGTCAAAAGAAACCGGTATATAAGCCAGGCCGTGCAAGACAGGCTGCTCAGTTCGGTAGTATACAACAAGCAAAGCCGCAAGCGCCCGACCGGCGCAAAAAGCCTTTCGGGCCGGGAGAGGGAGATCTCCGAGCTTCTGATTGCCGGCAAGTGGGTCAAGGAAATTGCGGCTTACCTGGATATTCAATCCAACACGGTAAGCACTTACAAAGCCAGGATATTCGAAAAACTGGGAGTTAGCAATGTCGTCGATCTCGCACGGAAAATCAGGGAGCCTGAGCGCTCGTGA
- a CDS encoding HD domain-containing protein, which produces MNLLKQIEFIKEIDKVKYIQRKTRLFNSQRHENDAEHSWHLALMALVLAEHSNAPIDILKVIKMVLIHDIVEIDAGDTFIYDSQKNHSNTDEERMAARRIFGLLPESQADELIAVWEEFEAGVSSEAKFARAMDRLEPLLQNTSNEGGTWSEFGVGYEKVYEKKSAIKHGSETLWDYARQLIDESVDKGILKKG; this is translated from the coding sequence ATGAATCTTTTAAAGCAGATCGAATTCATCAAAGAGATCGACAAGGTCAAGTATATTCAGAGAAAAACGAGGCTGTTTAACAGTCAGCGGCATGAGAACGACGCCGAACACAGCTGGCATCTCGCGTTGATGGCCCTCGTGCTGGCAGAACATTCGAATGCACCGATCGATATTCTAAAAGTGATAAAAATGGTTTTGATCCACGACATCGTGGAGATCGACGCCGGGGACACATTTATTTATGATTCGCAGAAAAACCATTCCAATACCGACGAGGAACGAATGGCGGCCCGGCGGATCTTCGGGCTCCTGCCCGAGTCCCAGGCCGACGAGCTGATCGCCGTTTGGGAAGAATTCGAAGCGGGCGTTTCCAGCGAGGCCAAATTCGCCCGTGCCATGGACCGCCTCGAACCACTACTTCAGAACACGTCGAACGAAGGAGGCACATGGAGCGAGTTCGGTGTGGGTTATGAAAAGGTCTACGAGAAAAAGTCCGCAATAAAACACGGCTCGGAGACGCTCTGGGATTACGCCCGGCAACTGATCGACGAAAGTGTCGACAAAGGTATACTGAAGAAGGGGTAG